In Helianthus annuus cultivar XRQ/B chromosome 3, HanXRQr2.0-SUNRISE, whole genome shotgun sequence, a single window of DNA contains:
- the LOC118490470 gene encoding leucine-rich repeat extensin-like protein 5 encodes MPPRFLRGRGKGPVTGHDHEAGPSHRRTPSITMSTSPQEPWRLYVEPGRRSVSLSSSPSYQHSFGPNSENEPNNQPPAFIPLQRSNSHHSFGSPTPVFQSRFNPANLLPEPMGFNPLGPGDHFPEENDMDEDTDPVEPASGTPNHPIEISDGSSFHGSPYRGPDSYEERFRNIDWYFTPSEHSHHEQQQDPSVGHQFVAVTPPPPPPVEPQQPPPEPPRRRRSNARMSVRGGVRIATPQPSSGSHYPPLQEEEDPYDGGPSSPIPEVNSVPVVPPLGFDNPIPAYAGSAAYNPFEQPAHTHYNYNYGYAEVDPYLVARDYNALHPEGPYGGPWTTGYPTYGYQHQPPPPPVYQPPQPPIQQEVLERLSQVEQEVREDHKEQQGFFKGLSDLLKGKSKRRGH; translated from the coding sequence ATGCCACCCAGATTCCTTCGAGGTAGAGGCAAAGGACCCGTGACAGGTcatgatcacgaagccgggccttcgcaccggcgaacCCCATCCATTACTATGAGCACCAGCCCGCAAGAGCCCTGGAGACTCTATGTCGAACCAGGAAGGCGATCAGTATCCCTTAGCTCCTCTCCTTCGTACCAACATTCATTTGGGCCCAATTCTGAGAACGAGCCCAATAACCAGCCTCCAGCTTTCATACCTCTCCAAAGATCAAATTCTCACCATTCTTTTGGCAGCCCAACACCCGTCTTCCAAAGCCGGTTTAACCCGGCTAACCTTTTGCCTGAACccatgggttttaacccactcggaccgggAGACCACTTTCCAGAGGAGAACGacatggatgaggatactgaCCCAGTGGAGCCAGCATCAGGaacgccgaaccaccccatcgagatatCAGATGGGTCATCATTTCATGGATCGCCATATCGTGGTCCAGACAGCTACGAAGAAAGGTTCCGAAACATTGACTGGTACTTCACACCGTCTGAACATTCGCATCAtgagcagcaacaggatccttcagTGGGTCATCAatttgtggcagtcacgccaccgccgccaccgccaGTAGAGccgcagcagccgcctccggaacCACCAAGGCGAAGAAGGTCTaatgcacggatgtccgtgcgaggtggAGTTCGGATTGCTACTCCCCAGCCATctagtggcagccattatcccCCACTCCAGGAGGAAGAAGACCCCTATGATGGTGGTCCGTCAAGCCCCATACCAGAGGTCAACTCAGTACCTGTGGTACCACCTCTGGGTTTCGATAACCCGATTCCTGCATATGCTGGATCAGCGGCGtacaacccatttgagcagccggcacacacccactacaactacaactacggTTATGCAGAGGTAGATCCATACCTAGTAGCTCGGGATTACAATGCTCTTCATCCTGAAGGACCATATGGAGGGCCATGGACTACTGGttacccgacttatgggtaccagcatcaGCCACCTCCTCCGCCGGTGTATCAGCCGCCTCAGCCACCGATTCAACAGGAAGTCCTTGAGAGGCTGAGCCAAGTTGAACAAGAAGTTCGTGAAGACCACAAAGAGCAGCAAGGATTCTTCAAGGGGCTGTCAGATTTACTTAAGGGGAAGTCGAAGAGGAGGGGTCATTGA
- the LOC110943644 gene encoding uncharacterized protein LOC110943644 has protein sequence MDDIPPLFLPIDISEDDDSSSSDSSLIFFQNLINKAAQLEDTRKRKTVHRDRVKCHENLMRDYFVEEPVFNEEVFRQRFRMSKRLFLKVLSDVQANNSWFQDAADASGRKSFTSIQKVTSAIKQLATGNAPDEFNEPTSHDVALLYQAHEEKRHLPGMLGSLDCSQNDINVLQQSPLFLTERNGTAPKCPFYVNNHLYKRGYYLTDGIYPTWSVFVKSFSYPHIVKEKKFKRMVVYACIIMHNMILKDDGNAITPVHIRDPPVEPVFKDTTYNELIDEDTHYRLKYDLVEHLGEQDLPHLLADSDDE, from the exons ATGGATGATATACCACCGCTATTCCTTCCAATTGATATTAGTGAAGACGATGATTCTTCCTCGAGCGATAGTAGTTTAATTTTTTTCCAAAATCTTATTAACAAAGCCGCTCAACTGGAAGACACGAGAAAAAGGAAAACTGTCCATCGAGATCGAGTGAAATGTCACGAAAACCTTATGAGAGATTATTTTGTCGAGGAGCCCGTATTCAACGAAGAGGTTTTTCGTCAAAGGTTTCGTATGTCCAAAAGGTTGTTTTTAAAAGTTTTGAGTGACGTGCAAGCGAATAACTCGTGGTTTCAAGACGCCGCAGATGCTAGTGGTAGGAAGAGTTTTACATCGATTCAAAAAGTTACTTCGGCGATTAAGCAACTAGCAACCGGTAACGCTCCAGACGAGTTCAACGA ACCTACTAGCCACGACGTTGCGCTCTTGTACCAAGCTCATGAGGAGAAACGTCACCTTCCTGGGATGTTGGGTAGTCTTGATT gttcacaaaacgacatcaacgtgctccaacaatctccgttatttcttACTGAGCGAAATGGAACTGCACCAAAATGCCCATTTTACGTGAACAACCACTTGTACAAGCGTGGATACTATCTTACCGATGGAATCTACCCTActtggtccgtgtttgtgaaatcATTTTCGTATCCTCACATTGTGAAAGAAAagaagttcaagag GATGGTCGTATATGCATGCATTATTATGCATAATATGATTCTAAAAGACGACGGAAACGCGATTACACCGGTACATATTCGGGATCCTCCAGTCGAGCCCGTTTTCAAAGACACTACTTATAACGAGCTCATTGATGAAGATACGCATTATAGACTAAAATATGATCTTGTGGAGCATCTTGGAGAACAAGATTTACCCCACCTTTTAGCGGATTCCGACGACGAATAG
- the LOC110941352 gene encoding glutamyl-tRNA reductase 1, chloroplastic gives MASSLLPDSSMIINLHSNSTASSSSIAPIGSRIRVDFKPLTVRSLSSDRRSGCGHIRCQAQSDSDPRSVSNSSSVSALQMLKTSAAGRYTKEKSGIMVIGLSFHTAPVEIREKLSIPEADLPQAISELCALNHIEEAAVLSTCNRMEIYVVSLSQHRGVKEVTEWMSKVSGVSVSDIRHHQFLLYEKEATKHLFEVSAGLDSLVLGEGQILSQVKHVVKVGQGVPGFDRKISGLFKHAITVGKRVRTETNISSGSVSVSSAAVELAQMKIPENSYASVRVLVVGAGKMGKLVIKHLVAKGCKNMVVVNRSEDRVSAIREEFKDVEIVYQPFSELMSCASNSDVVFTCTASETLLFTKDQVQTLSKAPTQRLFVDISVPRNVESCVSDVEATQVYNVDDLKEVVEANKKDRLRKAEEAQLIISDEVREFEAWKDSLETVPTIKKLRAYAERIRASEMEKCLAKMGSDVSKKNQKAIHELSKGIVNKLLHGPMQHLRCDETEGRFLNEIIENMHALNRIFGLEMEISILEEKIRSKMERSQV, from the exons ATGGCGAGCTCTCTTCTTCCTGATTCCAGTATGATCATCAATCTCCATTCTAATTCAACCGCATCTTCTTCTTCTATTGCTCCTATCGGTTCTCGGATTCGTGTCGATTTTAAGCCGCTTACTGTTAGGTCATTGAGTTCTGATCGACGATCAGGATGTGGACACATCAGATGCCAGGCTCAGTCGGATTCGGATCCGCGATCGGTGTCGAATTCGTCTAGTGTTTCTGCACTTCAGATGCTTAAGACCTCTGCTGCCGGAA GATATACAAAGGAAAAGAGCGGTATTATGGTGATTGGTCTTAGTTTCCACACAGCACCAGTTGAAATCCGTGAGAAACTTTCCATTCCAGAGGCAGATTTACCTCAAGCAATTAGTGAATTGTGTGCCTTGAATCACATAGAAGAAGCCGCTGTTCTTAGCACTTGCAACAGGATGGAGATATATGTCGTATCACTCTCCCAACATCGCGGTGTTAAAGAAGTCACCGAATGGATGTCAAAG GTTAGTGGCGTTTCTGTTTCAGACATTCGTCATCATCAATTCTTGCTTTATGAAAAAGAAGCCACAAAACATTTGTTTGAAGTATCTGCGGGACTTGATTCCCTCGTTCTTGGAGAGGGTCAAATTCTTTCTCAAGTAAAACACGTTGTAAAAGTAGGACAGGGAGTCCCCGGTTTTGATAGGAAGATTAGCGGGCTTTTCAAGCATGCAATCACAGTAGGGAAACGGGTCAGAACCGAGACTAATATCTCTTCCGGGTCGGTTTCAGTCAGTTCAGCAGCTGTTGAACTTGCCCAAATGAAGATTCCAGAAAACTCTTATGCTTCTGTAAGAGTGTTGGTTGTTGGAGCTGGCAAAATGGGAAAACTTGTAATCAAACATTTAGTTGCAAAAGGCTGCAAAAACATGGTGGTTGTGAATAGATCTGAAGATAGAGTATCCGCCATACGTGAGGAGTTTAAGGATGTTGAAATCGTCTATCAACCTTTCTCAGAGTTAATGTCGTGTGCTTCGAATTCTGATGTTGTTTTCACCTGCACAGCTTCCGAAACCTTATTGTTTACTAAAGATCAAGTTCAGACATTGAGTAAAGCACCGACACAAAGGTTGTTCGTAGATATATCAGTTCCAAGAAACGTGGAATCATGTGTTTCGGATGTGGAAGCAACCCAAGTTTACAACGTGGATGATCTCAAGGAAGTTGTGGAAGCGAATAAAAAAGACCGTTTACGCAAGGCAGAAGAAGCCCAATTGATCATATCAGATGAAGTCAGAGAATTTGAAGCTTGGAAAGATTCTTTAGAAACAGTGCCAACAATTAAGAAACTCAGGGCGTACGCTGAAAGAATTCGCGCAAGTGAAATGGAAAAATGTTTAGCGAAAATGGGTAGTGACGTGTCTAAGAAAAACCAGAAAGCTATACATGAATTAAGTAAAGGTATAGTAAACAAGCTACTTCATGGTCCAATGCAGCATCTGAGATGCGATGAGACTGAAGGTCGATTTTTAAACGAGATAATTGAAAATATGCACGCGTTGAACCGGATATTTGGACTCGAGATGGAAATTTCCATTTTAGAAGAGAAAATTCGATCCAAGATGGAGAGGTCCCAAGTATAA